In Pseudomonas sp. Q1-7, the genomic window GGGGCTGGCCGCCAACCAGGCGATCACCGATATCCAGCTGGATCGCGTGTTCATTGGCTCCTGCACCAACTCGCGTATCGAGGACCTGCGTGCCGCGGCTGAAGTGGCCAAGGGCCGCAAGGTCGCCCCGACCATCAAGCAGGCGCTGGTGGTGCCGGGTTCCGGCCTGGTCAAGCAGCAGGCCGAGAAGGAAGGGCTGGACAGGATTTTCATTGAGGCAGGGTTCGAATGGCGCGAGCCGGGCTGTTCCATGTGCCTGGCCATGAACCCGGACCGCCTGGAGAGCGGCGAGCATTGCGCGTCGACCTCCAACCGCAACTTCGAGGGGCGTCAGGGCGCCGGTGGTCGTACCCACCTGGTCAGCCCGGCCATGGCCGCCGCCGCCGCGGTGACCGGCCGTTTCGTCGATGTTCGCGAGTTGCTCAAGTAAGGAAGGAGAGTCGAGATGAAAGCCTTTACCCAACACACCGGTCTCGTCGCTCCGCTGGATCGCGCCAACGTCGACACCGACCAGATCATCCCCAAGCAGTTCCTCAAGTCCATCAAACGCACCGGTTTCGGCCCCAACCTGTTCGACGAGTGGCGTTACCTGGATGTCGGTCAGCCGAACCAGGACAACTCCAAGCGTCCGCTGAACCAGGACTTCGTGCTGAACTTCCCGCGCTACCAGGGTGCCAGCGTGTTGCTGGCCCGTGAGAATTTCGGTTGCGGCTCCTCCCGCGAGCACGCTCCCTGGGCCCTGGATGAGTACGGCTTCCGCGCCATCATCGCACCGAGCTATGCCGACATCTTCTTCAACAACAGCTTCAAGAACGGCCTGCTGCCGATCATCCTCAAGGATGAAGAGGTGGATGAACTGTTCCAGCAGTGCGAGGCCACCGAGGGCTACCAGCTGACGGTCGACCTGGCGGCGCAGACCGTTACCCGTCCGGACGGCAAGCAGTACAGTTTCGAGGTGGATGCCTTCCGCAAGCATTGCCTGCTCAACGGTCTCGACGACATCGGCCTGACCCTGCAGGACGCCGATGCGATCAAGGTCTTCGAAGGCCAGTACCGCGCGAGCAGCCCCTGGCTGTTTCGCGACGCTTGAAGCCGATCCCGGAGAAACGAGACGTGACTGACAGGGCCCATGAGCAGGTGGTACAGCGCCAGTTCGGTGAGCAGGCCAGCGCTTATCTGAGTAGTGCCGTGCATGCCCAGGGCGCCGAGTTCGCCCTGCTGCGGGCCGAAGTGAGCGGGCGCGACGATGCCCGCGTCCTCGATCTCGGTTGTGGCGCGGGCCATGTCGCCTTCCAGGTCGCGCCGCTGGTCGGCGAGGTGGTGGCTTACGACCTGTCCGAGCAGATGCTCGAGGTGGTGGCCATCACCGCGGCCCAGCGTGGCCTCGGCAATCTGGCGATCCAGCAAGGGGCCGCCGAGTCGCTGCCGTTCGCCGATGCCAGTTTCGATTTCGTCTTCAGCCGTTATTCGGCGCACCACTGGAGCGACCTGGGCCAGGCCCTGCGCGAAGTTCGTCGTGTGCTGAAACCGGGCGGTGTCGCCGCCTTCATCGATGTGGCCTCGCCTGGTCGTCCGCTGCTGGACACCCACCTGCAGGCGATGGAGGTGCTGCGCGACACCAGTCATGTGCGCGACTACTCGCCGGCCGAGTGGCTGCGGCAAGTGGCCGAGGCCGGCCTGTCCACCCGCAGTCACGCCCGCCAGCGCCTGCGCCTGGAATTCGCCTCCTGGGTCGAGCGCATGCGCACGCCGGAGGTATTCCGCGAGGCGATCCTGGCCCTGCAGAATGCGGTCGGCCATGAGGTTCGCGAGTATTTCGAGATTGCCGCGGACGGCTCCTTCAGCACCGATGTCCTGGTGCTCTGGGCCGAACGCTAGAACGAATTGCCTGGCGCGGAGTGCGCCTAACGAGAGGAAAGCATGAGCAAGCAGATTCTGATTCTCCCCGGTGACGGCATCGGCCCGGAGATCATGGCCGAAGCGGTCAAGGTGCTGGAGCTGGCCAACGATAAGTTCCAGCTCGGCTTCGAGCTGACCGAGGACGTCATCGGCGGTGCCGCCATCGACAAGCACGGTGTGCCCCTGGCCGACGAGACCCTGGAGCGTGCGCGCAAGGCCGATGCCGTGCTGCTGGGCGCCGTGGGTGGCCCGAAGTGGGACAAGATCGAACGTGACATCCGTCCGGAGCGCGGTCTGCTGAAGATCCGTTCGCAGCTGGGCCTGTTCGCCAACCTGCGACCGGCCATCCTCTACCCGCAACTGGCCGAGGCGTCCAGCCTCAAGCCGGAAGTGGTTGCCGGCCTGGATATCCTCATCGTCCGCGAGCTGACCGGCGGCATCTACTTCGGCCAGCCCCGCGAGCAGCGCGTGCTGGAGAACGGCGAGCGCCAGGCTTACGACACCCTGCCGTACAGCGAGAGCGAGATCCGCCGCATCGCCCGTGTCGGCTTCGACATGGCCCGCGTGCGCAACAAGAAGCTCTGCTCGGTGGACAAGGCCAACGTCCTCGCCTCCAGCCAGCTGTGGCGCGAAGTGGTGGAAGAGGTGGCCAAGGACTACCCGGACGTGGAACTCAGCCACATGTACGTCGACAACGCCGCGATGCAACTGGTGCGCGCACCCAAGCAGTTCGACGTGATGGTCACCGACAACATGTTCGGTGACATCCTGTCGGATGAGGCTTCCATGCTCACCGGCTCCATCGGCATGCTGCCTTCTGCCTCGCTGGATTCGCAGAACAAGGGCATGTACGAACCTTGCCACGGCTCCGCACCGGACATCGCCGGCCAGGGCATCGCCAACCCGTTGGCGACCATACTTTCGGTATCGATGATGCTCCGCTACAGCTTCAACCAGACCGCTGCCGCCGACGCCATCGAGAAAGCCGTCAGCCTGGTCCTGGACCAGGGGCTGCGGACCGGTGATATCCATTCCGCCGGCGCGACCAAGGTCGGTACCCGCGAAATGGGCGATGCGGTGGTCGCGGCCCTGCGGAATCTGTAATCTGTCGGGCCCGCTGGAGTACCAGCGGCCCACTTTTTCAAGAAAGGTGTAGTTGTCATGAAGCGTGTAGGTCTGATCGGTTGGCGCGGCATGGTGGGTTCCGTGCTCATGCAGCGAATGCTGGAAGAGCGGGATTTCGACCTGATCGAGCCGGTGTTCTTCACCACTTCCAATGTCGGTGGCCAGGGCCCCGCGGTCGGCAAGGACATTGCCCCGCTGAAGGATGCCTACAGCATCGACGAGCTGAAGAGCCTCGATGTGATTCTGACCTGCCAGGGTGGCGACTACACCAACGAAGTGTTCCCCAAGCTGCGCGAGGCCGGTTGGCAGGGTTACTGGATCGACGCCGCTTCCAGCCTGCGGATGCAGGACGATGCGGTGATCGTCCTCGATCCGGTGAACCGCAAGGTCATCGACCAGCAACTGGACGCCGGCACCAAGAACTACATCGGCGGCAACTGCACCGTCAGCCTGATGCTGATGGCCCTGGGCGGCCTGTTCGAAGCCGGTCTGGTGGAGTGGATGAGCGCCATGACCTACCAGGCGGCGTCCGGTGCCGGCGCGCAGAACATGCGCGAGCTGATCAAGCAGATGGGGGCGACCCACGCTGCCGTCGCTGACGACCTGGCCAATCCGGCCAGCGCCATCCTCGACATCGACCGCAAGGTGGCCGAAGCCATGCGCGGAGAAGACTTCCCCACCGAGAACTTCGGCGTACCCCTGGCTGGCAGCCTGATCCCCTGGATCGACAAGGAATTGCCCAATGGCCAGAGCCGCGAAGAGTGGAAGGGCCAGGCGGAGACCAACAAGATCCTTGGTCGCTTCAAGAGCCCGATCCCGGTGGACGGCATCTGCGTGCGCATCGGCGCCATGCGCTGCCACAGCCAGGCGCTGACCATCAAGCTGAACAAGGACGTGCCGATCGCCGATATCGAAGGCATGATCAGCCAGCACAACCCCTGGGTGAAGCTGGTGCCGAACCAGCGCGAAATCAGCATGCGCGAGCTGACCCCGACTGCCGTGACCGGCACCCTGACCGTACCGGTCGGCCGTCTGCGCAAGCTCAACATGGGCTCGCAGTACCTGGGCGCCTTCACCGTCGGCGACCAGCTCCTGTGGGGCGCCGCCGAGCCGCTGCGCCGCATGCTGCGCATCCTGCTGGAGCGTTGATGGCCGGTGGGGCAGCGATGAGGCTCGTCGGTGTCCCCTGACCCTCGATTGCCTGGTGGCGGGAGCGGCGGTTAAAGTGCCGCTCCCTGCACCGCCAGAAGTAGTCCCCCCTCCATGAGTCAGTCCCTCGACATCGCCGTGATCGGCGCCACCGGCACCGTTGGCGAAACCCTTGTCCAGCTCCTTGAGGAGCGGGAATTCCCGGTCGGCAACCTTCACCTGCTTGCCAGTGGCGAATCCGCGGGGGCCTCGGTGCCCTTCAGGGGGCGCAACCTGCGGGTACGCGATGTTGCCGATTTCGATTTCTCCCAGGCACGCCTGGCCTTTTTCGCGGCGGGCGAGGCGGTCACCCGCAGCTTCGCGTCCCGTGCCACCGCCGCCGGCTGCTCGTTGATCGACCTGTCCGGCGCGCTGGATCCCCTGGATGCGCCCGGCCTGGTACCTGAAGCCAATCCGCAACTGCTCGATGGGTTGTCTGTGCCCTATCGCCTGACCAGCCCCAGCGCGTCCGCCGTGGCCTTGGCCTGCGTATTGGCGCCGCTCGGCGATCTGCTCAGACCGCAGCGTCTCGGCGTGATGGCCAGCCTTGCGGTTTCCAGTCGAGGTCGCGAGGGTGTCACCGAGCTGGCCCGCCAGACGGCGGAGCTGCTCAACGCCCGTCCGCTGGAGCCGCGCTTCTTCGATCGCCAGATCGCCTTCAATATCCTGGCCCAGGCCGGCACGCCGGATGCCGAGGGGCACATCGCCCTGGAACGTCGGCTGGCGGGCGAAGTCAGGCAGTTGCTCGGTGAGCCCGATCTGCGTGTCTCTGCCACCTGCGCCCTGGCGCCGGTGTTCTTCGGCGACAGCCTGGCGGTTACCGTGGTGGCCGGGCAGCCAGTGGACCTGGCTGCGGTGCGTGAGCGCCTGGCGCGGGCGCCGGGCGTCGAGTTCGTGGAGGAAGAGGGCGATTATCCGACCGCTGTCGGCGACGCCGTAGGGCAGGATTCGGTATATGTAGGCCGGGTTCGCGGCGGGCTGGACGACCCTTGTGAACTCAATTTGTGGATTGCTTCAGATAATGCAAGAAAAGGCGCCGCGCTCAATGCTGTGCAGTCGGCCGAGTTGTTGATAAAACACTATCTGTCAAAGATACTTACCTGAAAATTTGTAGAAATATTCTAGCTTGACAATACTGGCTTGGCCTTGTCGTTGATGGGGAACCGCCGTTTCGGCGTGCGCAGGCAGCGACAAAAGACCCTCCTCTCGCCTAGCGAGAAAAAAGATAAAACAAGGGAATCTCTCTATGGTTCGGGTTCGCAAACTTGTGCTGGCAATCGCGGCAGCATCCGCGCTGACTTCGGGCGTGGCCAACGCCTTAGGGCTTGGGGAACTCACCCTGCGCTCCTCCTTGAACCAGCCTCTGGATGCGGAAATCGAACTGCTCGAGGTGCGTGACCTGGCCTCCACCGAAGTCAGGCCGAGCCTGGCGGCAGCGGAGGAGTTCGCCAAGGCTGGCGTCGACCGCCAGTATTTCCTGCAGGACCTCAAGTTCACCCCCGTGCTCAAGCCCAATGGCCGCAGTGTCATCCGGGTGACGTCGAGCAAGCCGGTGCGCGAGCCCTATCTAAACTTCCTCGTCGAGGTGCTCTGGCCCAACGGCCGCCTGCTGCGTGAGTACACGCTGCTCCTGGATCCGCCACTCTATTCGCCTCAGGCGGCGGCTGCCGCCGTGCCACGGGCCCCGGTCGCCGCGCCGGCGCCGCGTCCCGCTGCGGCCACGTCTCCGGCTCCGGTTCGTAGCGCCCCGGCCGCCCCGGTTGCCGCCGCGCCGCGTCCAAGTGCCCCGGCTCCCAGGGCACCCGCCGACCAATATCGCACCACCTCCCGCGACACCCTCTGGGAGATCGCCGAGCGCACCCGGGCCAGCGGCTCGGTGCACCAGGCCATGCTGGCCATCCAGGAGCTGAACCCGGACGCCTTCGTCGACGGCAATATCAATCGCCTGAAGAGCGGCCAGGTATTGCGCCTGCCCGACGAAAAACAGATCGCCAGTCGTAGCCAGGCCGAGGCCATTGCCCAGGTGCAGGCGCAGAATGCCGCCTGGCGCGAGGGACGCAGCCTCGCAGGGGAGGGCAAGCGCCAATTGGATGCCACCAAGCGCAGCAGTGCCGGTGCCGCTCCCGCGAAGGTCGAAACCCAGGACAACCTGCGCCTGGTGTCCGCTGAAGGCGGCAAGGCCTCCAGTGGCAGCGACAAGGGCGCTGGCAGCGAAAGCAAGGCCCTCAGCGACAAGCTGGCGGTGACCCAGGAAAGCCTGGACTCGACCCGCCGCGAGAACGAAGAACTGAAGAGTCGCATGAGCGACTTGCAGAGCCAGATGGACAAGCTGCAGCGCCTGATCCAGCTCAAGGATGACCAGCTCTCCAAGCTGCAGGCCGATATGGCCGCCCAGGGGCAGGCAGCACCTGTCGCCCCGGCCGCTGCTCCGGCGGAAACGGTCAAGCCCGAGGCGGCACCCGCCCAGCCACCCGCCGCTGCAGCGCTTGCCGCATCTCCGGAGCCGGCACCGGCACAGCCCGTCGCCCCGGCAGCCGAAGCCCCCGTCTCGCCGGCGGCTCCAACTCCGGCGCCGGCCGAACCCGTTGCCGCCGTCGAGCCCGTCGCCGCCACCGAACCGACGGCTTCCCCTCAGCCTGCCGAACCGGCTCCCGCGCAACCGACCCAGCCGGCGGAACCCGCCGAACCGGTGCAGACAGCACCCGCCGCTGCAGTGGTCGAGCCGCCGCAATCCAGCATCATCGACGACGTGCTGGCCAACCCCATGCTGCTCCTGCTGGCTGGCGGTAGCGCGCTGGTCGCCCTGCTGGTGCTGCTGATGGTGCTGTCGCGCCGCAATGCACTGAAGGAAGCCGAGCTGCAGAACAGCCTCTCCGCACGGGATGACGAGAACACGCTGGACGGCGATCTTGACCTGAAGGACGACAGCTTCGACGCCCTCGACAGCTCGGACCTGATGTCTACCCTGGAT contains:
- the leuD gene encoding 3-isopropylmalate dehydratase small subunit, translating into MKAFTQHTGLVAPLDRANVDTDQIIPKQFLKSIKRTGFGPNLFDEWRYLDVGQPNQDNSKRPLNQDFVLNFPRYQGASVLLARENFGCGSSREHAPWALDEYGFRAIIAPSYADIFFNNSFKNGLLPIILKDEEVDELFQQCEATEGYQLTVDLAAQTVTRPDGKQYSFEVDAFRKHCLLNGLDDIGLTLQDADAIKVFEGQYRASSPWLFRDA
- a CDS encoding class I SAM-dependent methyltransferase, whose translation is MTDRAHEQVVQRQFGEQASAYLSSAVHAQGAEFALLRAEVSGRDDARVLDLGCGAGHVAFQVAPLVGEVVAYDLSEQMLEVVAITAAQRGLGNLAIQQGAAESLPFADASFDFVFSRYSAHHWSDLGQALREVRRVLKPGGVAAFIDVASPGRPLLDTHLQAMEVLRDTSHVRDYSPAEWLRQVAEAGLSTRSHARQRLRLEFASWVERMRTPEVFREAILALQNAVGHEVREYFEIAADGSFSTDVLVLWAER
- the leuB gene encoding 3-isopropylmalate dehydrogenase — encoded protein: MSKQILILPGDGIGPEIMAEAVKVLELANDKFQLGFELTEDVIGGAAIDKHGVPLADETLERARKADAVLLGAVGGPKWDKIERDIRPERGLLKIRSQLGLFANLRPAILYPQLAEASSLKPEVVAGLDILIVRELTGGIYFGQPREQRVLENGERQAYDTLPYSESEIRRIARVGFDMARVRNKKLCSVDKANVLASSQLWREVVEEVAKDYPDVELSHMYVDNAAMQLVRAPKQFDVMVTDNMFGDILSDEASMLTGSIGMLPSASLDSQNKGMYEPCHGSAPDIAGQGIANPLATILSVSMMLRYSFNQTAAADAIEKAVSLVLDQGLRTGDIHSAGATKVGTREMGDAVVAALRNL
- the asd gene encoding aspartate-semialdehyde dehydrogenase, producing MKRVGLIGWRGMVGSVLMQRMLEERDFDLIEPVFFTTSNVGGQGPAVGKDIAPLKDAYSIDELKSLDVILTCQGGDYTNEVFPKLREAGWQGYWIDAASSLRMQDDAVIVLDPVNRKVIDQQLDAGTKNYIGGNCTVSLMLMALGGLFEAGLVEWMSAMTYQAASGAGAQNMRELIKQMGATHAAVADDLANPASAILDIDRKVAEAMRGEDFPTENFGVPLAGSLIPWIDKELPNGQSREEWKGQAETNKILGRFKSPIPVDGICVRIGAMRCHSQALTIKLNKDVPIADIEGMISQHNPWVKLVPNQREISMRELTPTAVTGTLTVPVGRLRKLNMGSQYLGAFTVGDQLLWGAAEPLRRMLRILLER
- a CDS encoding aspartate-semialdehyde dehydrogenase, giving the protein MSQSLDIAVIGATGTVGETLVQLLEEREFPVGNLHLLASGESAGASVPFRGRNLRVRDVADFDFSQARLAFFAAGEAVTRSFASRATAAGCSLIDLSGALDPLDAPGLVPEANPQLLDGLSVPYRLTSPSASAVALACVLAPLGDLLRPQRLGVMASLAVSSRGREGVTELARQTAELLNARPLEPRFFDRQIAFNILAQAGTPDAEGHIALERRLAGEVRQLLGEPDLRVSATCALAPVFFGDSLAVTVVAGQPVDLAAVRERLARAPGVEFVEEEGDYPTAVGDAVGQDSVYVGRVRGGLDDPCELNLWIASDNARKGAALNAVQSAELLIKHYLSKILT
- a CDS encoding FimV/HubP family polar landmark protein, with product MVRVRKLVLAIAAASALTSGVANALGLGELTLRSSLNQPLDAEIELLEVRDLASTEVRPSLAAAEEFAKAGVDRQYFLQDLKFTPVLKPNGRSVIRVTSSKPVREPYLNFLVEVLWPNGRLLREYTLLLDPPLYSPQAAAAAVPRAPVAAPAPRPAAATSPAPVRSAPAAPVAAAPRPSAPAPRAPADQYRTTSRDTLWEIAERTRASGSVHQAMLAIQELNPDAFVDGNINRLKSGQVLRLPDEKQIASRSQAEAIAQVQAQNAAWREGRSLAGEGKRQLDATKRSSAGAAPAKVETQDNLRLVSAEGGKASSGSDKGAGSESKALSDKLAVTQESLDSTRRENEELKSRMSDLQSQMDKLQRLIQLKDDQLSKLQADMAAQGQAAPVAPAAAPAETVKPEAAPAQPPAAAALAASPEPAPAQPVAPAAEAPVSPAAPTPAPAEPVAAVEPVAATEPTASPQPAEPAPAQPTQPAEPAEPVQTAPAAAVVEPPQSSIIDDVLANPMLLLLAGGSALVALLVLLMVLSRRNALKEAELQNSLSARDDENTLDGDLDLKDDSFDALDSSDLMSTLDEAPEAAPAKAEERVTAQTGDVVSEADIYIAYGRFNQAAELLQNAINDEPHRGDLRLKLMEVYAELGDREGFARQEGELREIGGASGEIEQLKGKYPAMVAAAVATGAAGLAAADDLDSFSLDDLTLDDAPASAPAAAGAALDDTFDLSLDDLGSDLDLDLANEKPAAIQPAAAPVDELSLDDLELDAPAAPANAEADLDFDLDIGSGEELLAGDESLELSDDLADFSLDLEPAAQPAEADEDDFLLSLDGELDTPMATEEPAPAAEEASANLLDLPADFDLSLPDEPAAEPVADNDSFAAQLDEVTAELDQLADSLQQAREPEPVAVLEDETADLGLGEEDDFDFLSGTDETATKLDLARAYIDMGDTEGARDILDEVLSEGNDTQQQEARELIARLS